The bacterium BMS3Abin14 genome includes the window TGTTGAGACGGAACTCCCCTGCCTCGATCCTCGTGAGATCCAGCAGCTCTTCGATGAGGCCAAGCTGGTTTTTCGCCTGTTCCTTGATGACGACGAGGATCTCCTTCAGCACAGATGAGGGCTCTCCATAGTTCTTGTCGAGGATAAGCGACAGGTATCCGTTAATAACGGTGAGAGGGGTTCTCAGCTCATGGGACATGATGGAAAGGAACTTGTTCTTGACCTCGTTGGCCCGCTGGAGTTCACGGTTCATCTCTTTGAGAATATCGTAGTTCTCCTGCAGCCTGGCCTGGGCCTCCTCCAGTTCAGCCGCCGTGGATTGAAGCTGGATATATGAGGCCTGGAGTTCCTCATTGGTGGACTCAAGCTCCAGGAACTTGCGGTTCAGCTCACGCCGCTTGCCCCTCAAATCCTCCGTTCGGCCGCGCACATTTTTCTCAAGGCTCTCGTTCAGTTCCTCCAGTTCCCTCTTCTTCTCGTTCAATCTCATCTCACGATTTGCAACAACCTCGGCCATGGTGTTGAAACGATGGGCCAGAAGGACCATTTCATCATCGCCGGTCAGGCTTACCCTGAAGTTGTAGTCCCCGTTGACGATAGCCTCCGTACCCCTGGTCAGAAGATTGAACGGACGAGTGATCACCCTGACAAGGATCACGAAACCCGCCAGAATTAATAAAACCGTAAACACTGCTACCAACTCCTGGGCACGGTAGATGCCGGCAAGGGTCCGGTTCACCTTGGCATCGGTATGGCCGATCATGGGAGAAACATGTTTGTCCAGTTCATCCATCAGGGTATTTATCTCGTCCAGGCTGGATTTCATTTCCTGGAGGATCTTGTCCTCGTCGACCCCAGGCCCCCGGGTGATGAACACGCTGGCAAGAAAAGTCAGGTTATCGAACGACTTTTCAAGACCCTTGAGGAGATTCTTCATATCATCAACCTTGAGATCCCCCCGGATGTGGCAGCTGCCGCAGCTCTCCGTGGCAAATTGGTCGGTAAGGATGTCGTTCCTGACCGACTTAATTGATTCTTTGATGGATTTGACCCTGTCCAGAAGCACCCTGAGACGTTTTTCATTATTCCACGAGAACCTGATATCCTCCACGGTCCTCAGTATATCAATCTCCAGGTAGTTCAAGGCCTGGTAGGCAGTGCTGACCTGATATCTGGCCCTGTTGACGGCTTCCAGACGCTTCATGAGAACAGCGATAAAGGATCCGCCGATTACGGCAATCAGAAGGATCAACGACAGACCGAAGATGATCTTCTTTTTCAACTGGATCTTCCCCTATTATGCAGCGTTTCAGATCGCATTGCAGAAATTGTCGATGAGGGAAATGGGGCTCATCTGGCGGTGTGGTCTACAACTTTCAATTTTGACAGGTCGAATCCCCCCGCCTTGACGGTCTTTATAACGTCGACGTAATCAGCGGGAGGCGAGGAGATGAAACGCCTGGCGCCAAATCTCTTTAACACTTCCCTGCCTTCGGCAGTGGCATCCATATGGAGAAAAGCCTCGATGATCTTCTTCTGGAGAGAGGGGGGGACCTCCCGTGTCACGGTCACTGTGTCATCAGGAAAATGACCACCGGAATACAGGATCTCAACCTGCCCGCTTAATTCCGGTTTTATTTTCATGGTCTCATCAAAAACGGTATTCTTCGCCGCGCCCAAGTCAGCGAGCCCCTTGGCCACCATCCAGATGGAGGCATCATGGCTCCCGGTAAAAAAAAGTTTTGAGAAGAACGCCTCGGGATCATCGATCCCCCCGGTTTTAACGAGCGCCATGGGGAAGAAAAATCCGGCGGATGTACTACGATTCGCCATGGCGATGGACTTGCCTTTCCATGTCGATATGTCGCGGGTCAGTCCGGAACCGGTTTTTTTGAACACATAGGAACGATAATAGGAATCCCCCGACAGCCATACCGGACGAACCAGGGGGACAAAGCCGTGCTTCTCCATCCCATGGACGGCCAGGAAACTCCCCAGCACCCCTCCCTGTGCCCTGCCGTCCTCCATCTGGCTCATAACTTCTTCGTAGCTCTTCGCCACCTCGAACAGGACCTTGACCGGCGACAGATGACTGCAAAGATAGTCGCACAGCTTCCGGTACTTATCCTCCTGGCGAAAGATATTCCGCTCCGGGACCAGGATAAATCTCAGGGTCCTTATCCCCCCCTCCCCGG containing:
- the phnD gene encoding phosphate-import protein PhnD precursor; translation: MRKCSSFIVLILAALLIMKPFPAIAGEGGIRTLRFILVPERNIFRQEDKYRKLCDYLCSHLSPVKVLFEVAKSYEEVMSQMEDGRAQGGVLGSFLAVHGMEKHGFVPLVRPVWLSGDSYYRSYVFKKTGSGLTRDISTWKGKSIAMANRSTSAGFFFPMALVKTGGIDDPEAFFSKLFFTGSHDASIWMVAKGLADLGAAKNTVFDETMKIKPELSGQVEILYSGGHFPDDTVTVTREVPPSLQKKIIEAFLHMDATAEGREVLKRFGARRFISSPPADYVDVIKTVKAGGFDLSKLKVVDHTAR